In the genome of Peromyscus eremicus chromosome 1, PerEre_H2_v1, whole genome shotgun sequence, the window agtgtttttttttttaaagttttgatttgaattgctTGGGTCTAATAAGGTAGGgtgggctagcctcagactttctATCTTGTTTGAACTCACCTCAGATTCAtaaccatcctcctgtctcagcctacaGAGTGGTAGAATTATTGTACTAAAACACTATAACAGGCAGTACACATGTTTTCAACAGATTATCTTTAAATGATATTCACCTTATATAGATGTCTACTATCTTGGAAATCATGGAACTGAATAATCTCTTATAACCTATCCCATTATTCATATAGTGCAACTATTCAGACAAAAACACAGGCTTCAATACCCCCACCCTCgaaatataaattagtaaaaagaaGTAGATGAAGGAAAAAGTGCTTTAACAGAATTAGATAATATTAGAttagaaatacataaatcttaaaaatcatgGTAGGAAAACTTACagttttataatgaataaaattatgtatttttttatttattagcattGATTTAAATGAACTTGGTTCTTGTTTAAATTCTTATTCCTGTTATTtcataggaagaggaaaaaatagtTGTTGTCTTCTCTAgggtatgtatttttttctcttgtatatacAAAGCTGAAATTCTAAGCATGTATTAATCACATAAGTTGGAAAAATATAAACCCTATTCTACATAATGTTGTAAGTCCTGGAGGATCAACTTGAGTTGACAGCCTCCCCAAAGTTGCAGTATTTGCTATCTTCTGCCAGCAGGCACTGAGATGTCCATTTTACAGCAAtgtaaaaagacaaataaagcctcaaaatttaactccatttaaatatGCTGTAGCCACCACAATGACTCATAAGATTTTATCAGTACAATTTAGAATACTATTGAGTTATTTAGTTAATTTCTTCAATGTTTTGActaaaaaaatgactaaaacaatTTAGAGTGGAattggtttatttcagcttgcagtttgagtacacagtccatcatgggaaGGAATCATGGTATCAAGAGGTTGACGCAGCTGATCACATGGTATCTCTAGACAGACAGCAAAGAGAGATGCATGCCAGTTCTCAACATGTTTTCCCcagtttattcagtccaggaatcTAACCAGAGAACCAATGGCTGTGCTGAATTAGAGTGGGTCCTCTACCTCCATTAACCCAGCTTTAAACTCCCTCAAAGATGTATCCAGATTCTGTCTGTTGTGTGATTCTAGATCTTATAAAGTGGactatcaatattaaccatcatgttACCTCATGTTAGACTTGcacaaataataaagaacatatgtatatattcatgaacAGAAATCAACAACTGTGACACATTGAGAGATTAGAAAAATACTATCTTTTCTATGGCAGGGAAAAGAGAGTGTGGAGATTAAGTTGGGAACACTGATGAATACAGTAGGACAACGTATGGAGAATGCTTGTAGAAATGTAGAGGTTAACCTCCACAGCCTTGGATTGTCATAGACTGTCATACAGAATGCCAGGGTGCAAGCAACTGAGTAGGAGGTAACAACGGCCCACAGCAGAATTGGGATGACTAGGAAAGTCTCTGTCTTCCAGGGAAGTCTTAGGAAACAATGGGCACAGCAAATAGACAGCATTTGTCATTTCTTCCCATAGAGGAACCTGGAAGTGGAGCCACAAACCCACATCAtaagatcagatgcagaacatcGGTGAAGACAAAACgtgaatgaataaaatggaaTTGATCACATAAACATGCCAAAGATTCTGgatttctctttgctcttctttTCTGTAATTCAGTTGCAGCAGTGGGATCAGAGTCCAGGCTGTGCTTGAAGAGAAACACATACCTCAACAGCTAATTAGATATCTTTAAGCgtatcatatttttttaaattttctatgagcgattttctagtcattttacatatcacccacagattaccctgtcctcccttcttccaccctccagccttctcccgcAATCTACCcccgattcccacctcctccaaggcaaggtctcccctggggagtcagcccagcctggtacattcagttgaggcaggtccaatcccctcctccctgcaccaaggctgagcaaaatgtctcagcataggctctgggttccaaaaagctggctcatgcaccaaggacaggtcccagtcccaccacctgggggacctcctaaacagttcaagctaattaattgtctcacttatccagagggcctagaccagttccatgggggctcctcactTCATTTGTTTCCGggagtttggctatttgttcctgtgctttttccaatcatggtgtcaatatctcttgctcatatcacacttcctctctctcatcgattggactcctggagctccacctagtaCATGATGATCCCCAATCTCTTAgcttttagaataaaaataaagggatATCTTCATGTCATGGAACTGCTTAGGCAGCATTATGACTGCAGTAACAACTGGCAATGCTTAATTTAGAGAGCCATTAACTTGCTAAACAACACCTGGTCATGTGTGAGTCTAATGATCAGTAATagatgaaagaatatttaaatttatcataacacacacatcatcatgttAAATTACCTTCTCCTACAGCAGGGAAAATGATTCTTTGTACCAGATTTGTTATTACAGATGAGGATGAAGGGGCAAAATGTGGGAAAAAATGTGTCTAGGAATGTAAATATGTTGATTATCCACAGACTTGGATTGTCAAATGCCACATTATAGATAACTAATATGAAGGACATTGAATAGGAGAGGACAAAGGTACAGACAAGGGTCAAGATGGTTTTTGTGGCTCTGTCTTCAGGGGAGACTCTGAGAGAATGCTGGGCACTGTGAATATGTTGTAGCTGAATCTTGTGCCTGTAGAGGATGCGCATCATGAAGTCACTGGTCCAAACCATGAGACCCAAATACAGACCATCAATGAAACAATGCAATAACAGACGTAGTACAGTTACAAGGTTGCAAGCAACAAACGCCGAGCAGTACCCCAACTTGATTTTCTTGGTGAAGTTTTTGTTAGTATCAGGTCCAATCACATCTATAGCTGTTTTGCTGTTTAGGAGCAGATGCACAAGCCAGCTGAGTGAGCAGGACCGAGCCATGTACTTGGAGACTCTGTGTTTAAGCTTCATCCACCTGGAGTTGCTGGGGCTGATTGTGATTGCTTGGAAGCAACTCAAGAGGCAGGTGCAGTGCAGGGAAATGGCCCGGGCCACTCGATTACTGTAGAGAGTGAGTTTACATAAAAGGTCACCCAGGAGATATTGCAAGCCCAGCTGTACCATTATGTGAGGAATTACtcttgagataatgaccaaggaATTGGCTAGAATCAAATGCCTTAAAATCTGGTCTTTGGGCATCAGACTTTTTCCAGTGAATACAGACATGATATATGGAAGAAGAACTGACCAGTTGCCAAGAATCCCAACAgctgttagagaaaaaaaaagaatccccatTGGCAAGTTCTCAGGAACCATGTTCTTTTCACCTGAGATAACCAAATTTAACAGCATCAATACAACCAGGAAGAAGACATGTAAATGTGTATTAATTATTTGTAGCTCAAATTACATCATTAtcgatatcatgaaatttgcaggcaaatggatagaactagaaaatatcatcttgagtgagctaacccagactcagaaggacaaacatggtatgtactcactcataagtggatactagatataaggcaaaggacaaccagactacaacccacagctccagagaagctagctaacaaggaccctaagaaggacacatagatagccgagtgaaggagaaagagatgaggTCTACATTAGCaaactgggagtgtgtgtgtgtgtgtgggtgatgGAAGGCAAAgaatggggatgagaacataaggaaatgggagggtcaagctggaacagggacagggtgggagagtaaggaaagagataccataaaaatgaagacatcatgggaataggaagaggcagggtgctggggaagttctcaggaatccacaggatgaccccaccttggactctGGCAATGGTCGAAAGGATGCCTGGACTGATGTACTCTGGTGAACAGActagtgaataccttaactgtcatcatagagcttttatCTAGtgacttatggaagcagatgcagagatccacagctgagcaccaggctgagcttcgGGAAtctaattgatgagagagaggagggattctgtgggcaggggaagtggagatcatgatgggaaaacatacagagatggccagccatgCCAgtaaagcccatgaactgtggactaatagctgtaGAGCCCCAGTAGGACTAGACTAGTTCCTCtgaatatgggagacagttgtttagcttgaactgtttgggggtggGCGGCAGGTAGGAGGAtaaggatctgtccctggtgcatgggcggcTTTTTGGGgaccagtgcctagggtgtgacaccttgcacagccttggtgcagggggggaggggcttggacctgcctcagctgagcatgccaggctctgctgactccccatgggaaacctcaatttggaaaatgtggggatgagggggtgggttgggtggaagtctgggggtgggaagagggaagagagggagatttgtggttggcatgtaaagtgaatagaaaatttctactcaTAGAAGTTTATACTAAGTCACATACTTGCTTAATAAAGTTTCTGTGGTTAAGTGATGTAGTGAGGTAGGAAGAGAGCAATCAAATACATTGTGTAGAACAagagacttaacagcacactagCCTGAAATTAGACAGGGAGAAGGGGATAAGACAAAATACATTGGTTCACAGGGTGAAAAGTGTCAGGCTATTAAACAATGTGGAAAATCAGGCAATGTAGGAGATACTGTGTTCAAACAAGACAGCTCCAATGAGTCAGATTTTGTGATAGATGCCGTATTTGGGTTCAGTCATTTCATCAGTCTATAATGAATAATAAGCAGTTCTTCCAAAAAAATGGGAAGTGGAAGATGTAAAGAGATAATAGAACATCTAGAAAGGAAAGACTTTGTCAGTACACAGATAGCTCAATATGAAATTTCTTCAACAACATGGAGGAAAAGTGATAAAAGGTCTAAACCAGAAAATGAATGCTAGTCATCTCTCTGATGCACTTCAAAGGAGAATTTTCtataaattcattttgaaaaactagaaaaGTGTCTTTCAGGCTGGGCATCAAGGGAACTGGAGAAGCTGTGTCTGAATTTGTAGTGGATTCACATACAGAGGGAAGTGCTCAGAAGCAACAGTTCCCAgaatgcccccccacccccgccctgctCTCCTTGCAGTGTTCTTTGCTTGAGTCCAGCCCTGTCCAGCCTGTGATGCTCTTTCTGGGTTCCTGGAAGTGCCAGCACTCTCCATCACCTTTTCACTTGAACCCTGGGCTCATGTCCTAAATGTCTGCTGAACTTCAGATTGTACCAGGAATGATCAAAACCACACCAGTCAACAGTTAGCTTTCACCATCGGGTTTTCAATCAGTACTAGTATTCATAATTCTCATGATAAAGTGCTGAGGATAATAGTAACTGTGTTTTCTGTACATCCCTTAAGCTGATGTAGAAGGGTATCTATTGTCCCAAACTTTTGCAAAACTAACTGGAAGAATTCTCAGTTGAAACACAGGAATTCTAAATGAGTCTGCAATGAGGAGGAGCCAATCATACTGTGTGTGCATTGTTGCTCAATATGCACACTGTCCATTCAGTCACACAAAAGCTGTGGTTTAAAGTacctatttctttaagaaaataaatcatctttttttAGGAAGTCATTAATGGCTTACACACCTGTGATTTTAAGATTGGTaactttgggggctggggagatgggttagtagttaaaagcacttgctattctttcaAAGAACCTGGGTTCTGTTTGTGACACCCACAGAGTGCCTCACCACTGCCTGCAACTCCGGCTCTAGGAAGAATCTGATACCTCTGGGCTCTACTGGCtcctgcacacatatatgcacatacccacaaacagatagaaacacaaatacctgtaatctaaaataatagaaataaatcttaaaaggaactTTTCTCCAAAAGGAGGGAAAAATAAGAGCAGAATTCAACCCCTAAAATGGATAATACATGGGCAGAATAGATGGGGTAAaaggtaagagcacttactacaaGTATCAAGACCTGAGTTAAGATCACACTGCCTACATGATATTGCTGGGGGTTGTTGGTCatcaacttagaaaaaaaaacacaagctctaGATTCAGCCAGAGatcttgtttaaataaaaatggtagagaggaaaatggaagaatATCCAACCACTCCTCTGCTAGCCATACACATATACTacattatctattatctatctacgtatctatctatctctgtgtatctctatgtatctatgtatgtatgtatctatctatctacctacctcccTATGCaacatgtatctatctatgtatctacctacctacctacctacctacctacctacctacctacctatttatcatctatttattatctatctatctatctgtctgtctgtctaactggatgttttcatttgcatgtatATTCATAACACATATAGAAATGAGTGGAGTCAATGTATTATAAGATAGGAAGGGACCCTTTGGAGCTTGCTGAATGCacagagagggaaaggcaggaaaCTGTACATCATCCTTTGCCAGCAAAAAATAGCTTCCATTTCATGTGAAATCCTTTTTATCATCTTACTTCAGTACTTAGAAACAGTAACTTTCCCTTATTCCCTCTAAATATAGATTCTCCAGTCACTTGTGGCTTGGTATAAAGAGAAAATGGACTTACCGTGTGTTCTGTTTAACACAGAAGTTGGAGTAAGCAACTGAGTCTGTCTTGTTGAGATGAGACTCTGGTCCCTTACTTACAGGCTTATAATTCCCTGGTCTTTTCCCTCACAGGACCTGTGATTTTCAACTCTAGATCCATAACAGCATCTACATGGGGAATTAAGAATACCTTTTCAACAGCCATGCTCCAATtacctgtaaaagaaaaaagtccagaTTAAGACAGCAAATCCAAGAAGGCATTATAAAGAGTTGAGAAAAACTTTTCTGTGAGTCCTTAGAGTACTCGGGGTGTCGCAAGGAGAGCCACACAAGTCCCATGCCAAGGGCGGAGGAGTGGAAACAAGGGAAATATGTGGCTTTCTCTGGATTTGAGCAGACTTGTCAGCTTTAACTCACCACCTAATATCTTAGGTGATGTCAGAAGTAAATAACCAGCACCAAGGGGCCTTGAAATGGGAGATTCCAGGAAAATTTTACATCTCACTTCTTTGAAGCGGCATTTTCTAAGAGcttctcatttcatttctgtgCAGCTGGAGTCCATTCATTTTCATGTCTGAAGAAACACTAGTGCATGTGTTTACAGTTATATATCTGAACAGCTGATGTGCGGATTCCAGTTTTGAGATTGCATCAATGAGAATTTTGAGCTTGTATAAATGAGGATTCTCTGAACTTCCTAGCAAAGGGATtctatttgcaatgtgcatgtattttgatggcataaatttaagaaagaatcATTGGTTAGGGGGGTTTacgtttattttaaaatacttttctttatgattttaaaacacacacacacacacacacacacacacacacacacacagtgtagccTGGTCATACCTATTCCCCCACCTCTTTTCCAATATCTCCTTTCCAGTATATCTACCTCTCAATTtcacatcctttcttttttttgtttctcttttttgtgtgccccactgagtccaattagtactACTAATAGCTCATGGTTGTGGGTCATCACTGTTGTTTGGTCAACTTAGTTCTCAAACAGCCAAGGAAAAGTCACTCTCCTGCTCTCAGTACCGACCACTTGCCAATGGTCCATATATAGGAGTGGGGCATTAGTAACCCTTCCCCCATCCATTCTGGAATCTTCACTGGCTGAACATTGTGTAGATCTAATGCCCGTAACCACAGTGGCTGTGAGTCCAGATGGGAAGCAGGCATGTCATATACGGAAGACAGAATTTCATAGCTGTCCTCTGTATCTTCTatattgtaattttctttctgtttcttcttatatGCCGTGTCCCCTGCACCTGGAGTAATGGATGTCTATGGCTGAGTACTCACAACTCATTCTCAGCACTTGACTTGTTATGAGTTCATGCATTAACTGctacaaaaaagaagcttctctgaccaaggtttagTATAACACAAATCTATgagtacaaacataaatatttaaaaggcagcATTTGGACAATATGACTACTTAAGGAAACAGCTGTGGTAGGTTGCCCTATAGGGTCTATGATCTCCCAAGATTTGGAGATTTGACCAGATTTGCAGGaataggcatgaattccctcttgtGTTATTAGCCCCAGATAAAATAAGAAAGCAACTGGTTATCTGAGTAACAACCATGACACTAATGTACCATTTGCACATCTTGCTTGGGTAGGTCACTATTGTAGCCTGCTGGGTCCAGTGCTGAATAAGACCATTAATGTCTCTTCTCTCCCACAAGCTGATGTAGCACCTCCAGTACTATGCCACCTAGCCAACAGGAAAAGAGTTTTCTGGTCAGTTCAAGATTGATTTTTCAATGTTCTGCAACTAATCTGTATGGTGTACTCAGAAAGAGAGTCTTACCACCCAGTTCAAGTAAGCAACCAAGAACAATAGCCATACCTCAATGGTTTGGGAGTCTGGGGGTTGCAGCACACAttcttgttggactatctttgtaccaccagcccacaaataatgacccagagatttattattaactatgaagCTTCGCCTTAGCTTATGCTTTATCACAaccagctcttttaacttaattaacCTATGTATTTTCTATTCTACATTTTTCCATGTAGCTCTGTTAGCCTCTCTTAGTTGGGCACATCTGACTTGTTCTGAATCTGCTGGCAAAATCCcagtttcctgcttcctcctcccagtttctctctctctgcctggaggTCCTGCCTATTCTCTACTGTCTACCTATTatccatttagctctttattaaaccagtcagagcaacacatctctATGCAGGATAccaatattctgcaacacaggagactctccaaataataaataaagaaatatatatctcATCCAGAAGcagaatttttgtttgaaaacCCGTGGTTTCTGCTAAATCATGCTGAATATCTCTGTTAAAATTCCttattaaattgtattttccaATCAGGTTATACACTGGTAAATTATTACATGAGTTTCCCAAACATCATTAGTTTTGGTTGAATCACACCTCTCCCAAATAGCTCCCATTCCTCTTCTACCACCTCACTGGCACAAATGATTCAGAAGTACGACTTTACAACATTGGGTTTAGGGTTCACCTAGGCTACTATTTCCAGAAGTTATTACTTCTGATCTATTCTATTCAGTTCAGTTTCTCAACATGAGTTGATTTTCAGCCCATCTCAGCACATCCCACAAACCCCAAATGCTCTATTTCCCAGCACCAACCCTTCATATAAACCCCAAATCTACTGATAAAACTATCTTCAACCTCATGCTCCTAGAGgaatacaataaaatactcatttcaagatttaaaaagaCAGCCAGGGAACTCTGACTGAACACTCAGGAAAGGTTAGTCCATCTGATGTATTTTCTCAGGGTCACAATTACTTCACCAAAAAGTAATCAAAAATTTTCAAGTTATGTataatttgtacatatatgtgttaaaTGCTGGGCACTGCCTAACACTGCACACATTTCACAGACAATTTTGAGTGCTATCACAGGATAGATTATCAGTGGATTTATAAAGCCAGGAGCCAGTTCTATAAAGATGCTATTTCAAATGACTGAAATTCCTAGATACTTTGCAGTGTCTCCTACTTTCATGTAAGTCATTCAGTTGAAGGACTAAGACTACAGTCAAGGCTGTTCCTGTTGTGAAATTCATATAAAACATTCTGGTTGATCAGGTCTAAGGAGACAGAGTCATGATTGATGAAGGAACACATGAATATATTAGAGAAAATAAGCTACTAGAACatgtaaaaatagtttaaaattttacattttctacaaTGAAGAAAGTACAACCTGGAGGGAGAATTATATTTCTGAGGAGAACGAAAGGGCTGGATGTGGAAAAACTTGTTTGTAGAATTGCAAATATTTTTAGGACTGATCAACCTGAATTATCAAAGAACACCATATAAAGAACCCGGATGGAAAAGATGGAGTAGCAGGTGACAAGGGTCCACATAAAGATCAGAATGGATTGAATGTCTCTGGATACAGGGGAGACTCTAGGGCAGTCCTGGGCACTGTGAATATGCTGTCCCTTCTTTCTTGTGCCTGTGGAGGATGCACACCATGGTGACACTAGTCCAGACCTTGAGACCCAAATACAGACCATCACTGaagcagaacagaaacaaatacagtGAATCTGTAATGGTTCCAGAAACAAACCCAGCACAGTATCCAAAACTGAATCTGTTGGTGCCATTCCTGCTCTTATGAGGATCTGTTactctcacagcagttgtgatgtTGAGGATCAGATGCACAAACCGGCTAAATGAGCATGAGGAACCAATGTACTTGATGGCTCTGTGTTTAAGCTTCATCCATCTCGTGCTGCTGGGGCTGGTTGTGATTGCTTGAAAGCAGCTGAGGAGACACGTACGTGGTGCACAGGGAAACACCTTGGGGTACTAGAATAAAGTACACAACAAGTTCACATATAAAGTCATCCAGGAAAGATTTCAATCCAAATTCTGACACTATTTGTGGAATCCTTCTTGA includes:
- the LOC131894979 gene encoding vomeronasal type-1 receptor 2-like produces the protein MLLNLVISGEKNMVPENLPMGILFFSLTAVGILGNWSVLLPYIMSVFTGKSLMPKDQILRHLILANSLVIISRVIPHIMVQLGLQYLLGDLLCKLTLYSNRVARAISLHCTCLLSCFQAITISPSNSRWMKLKHRVSKYMARSCSLSWLVHLLLNSKTAIDVIGPDTNKNFTKKIKLGYCSAFVACNLVTVLRLLLHCFIDGLYLGLMVWTSDFMMRILYRHKIQLQHIHSAQHSLRVSPEDRATKTILTLVCTFVLSYSMSFILVIYNVAFDNPSLWIINIFTFLDTFFPTFCPFILICNNKSGTKNHFPCCRRR